One genomic region from Paramormyrops kingsleyae isolate MSU_618 chromosome 24, PKINGS_0.4, whole genome shotgun sequence encodes:
- the LOC111850616 gene encoding transmembrane protein 47-like, with amino-acid sequence MSAEEAYVARPFRLIALFCAFLALCLDAVALWSPSWVTAESFSLSLWESCRRTASAWRCTSTLRSDWQVATLVLLLGGSAMTLSAFIVALISLCRGTHRKCCRTVAVFLFTAVVLQACALVLYPIKFIDGTVLQTYHEFNWGYGVAWGATVFMLGGGVLFCVRLGAYEPPLY; translated from the exons ATGTCTGCAGAGGAGGCGTACGTGGCGCGGCCGTTCAGGCTGATCGCGCTGTTTTGCGCTTTCCTCGCCCTGTGTCTGGACGCCGTGGCTCTGTGGAGCCCCTCCTGGGTGACCGCCGAGAGCTTCTCGCTGTCGCTGTGGGAGTCTTGCAGGAGAACCGCGTCCGCCTGGCGCTGCACCTCCACGCTCAGATCCG ACTGGCAGGTGGCCACCCTGGTGCTGCTCCTGGGGGGGTCTGCGATGACCCTGTCGGCCTTCATCGTCGCCCTGATCTCGCTGTGCCGGGGCACTCACAGGAAGTGCTGTCGCACGGTGGCCGTCTTCCTCTTCACCGCAG tcGTCCTCCAAGCCTGCGCACTGGTCCTGTACCCCATCAAGTTCATCGACGGCACGGTCCTGCAAACCTACCACGAGTTCAACTGGGGCTACGGCGTGGCCTGGGGGGCCACCGTCTTCATGCTGGGCGGCGGCGTCCTCTTCTGTGTGCGGCTGGGCGCGTACGAGCCCCCCCTTTACTGA